From the genome of Segatella hominis, one region includes:
- the uxaC gene encoding glucuronate isomerase: MKQFMDENFLLDTKTAQDLFHNHAAKMPIIDYHCHLIPEMVANDHKFKSITELWLGGDHYKWRAMRTNGVDERFCTGTDTSDWEKFEKWAETVPYTFRNPLYHWTHLELKTAFGIDKQLNPKTAREIFDECNEKLQLPEFSARGLMRHYHVECVCTTDDPIDDLRYHKQTRESGFEIKMIPAWRPDKAMNIEKPDFAEYMNKLGEVAGVTISTFQDMVDALQKRHDFFTENGCKLSDHGIEEFYDEAYTDSQIETIFEKAMRGQQLSVIEVRQYKHAFLRICAEMDHAADWTQQYHYGAIRDNNTLMYNKLGADTGFDSIGEFTTARAMSNFLNELNVEGKLTRTILYCLNPCANEVIATMLGNFQDGSCPGKIQFGSGWWFNDQLDGMTRQMNALSVLGLLSRFVGMLTDSRSFLSYPRHEYFRRLLCNLLGNDVEKGLLPNDMESLSRMVEDISYNNARNYFKFY, encoded by the coding sequence ATGAAGCAATTTATGGATGAAAATTTCTTGCTCGACACTAAGACTGCGCAGGATCTTTTCCACAATCATGCGGCTAAAATGCCAATTATTGACTATCACTGCCATCTTATTCCTGAGATGGTAGCTAATGATCACAAGTTTAAGAGTATTACTGAACTTTGGCTCGGTGGTGACCACTACAAGTGGCGTGCAATGAGAACTAATGGTGTAGATGAGCGTTTCTGCACTGGTACCGATACAAGCGATTGGGAGAAGTTCGAGAAGTGGGCTGAAACTGTTCCTTATACATTCCGCAACCCATTGTATCATTGGACTCATCTCGAGCTTAAGACAGCTTTCGGTATTGACAAACAGTTGAACCCTAAGACCGCTCGTGAGATCTTTGATGAGTGTAACGAGAAATTGCAGTTGCCTGAGTTCAGTGCACGCGGTTTGATGCGCCATTATCATGTAGAGTGTGTTTGTACAACAGACGATCCAATTGATGATCTCCGTTACCACAAGCAGACCCGTGAGAGTGGTTTCGAAATTAAGATGATTCCTGCTTGGCGTCCTGACAAGGCTATGAATATCGAGAAGCCTGATTTCGCTGAGTATATGAATAAGTTGGGTGAAGTTGCAGGTGTTACTATCTCAACATTCCAGGATATGGTTGATGCTCTTCAGAAGCGCCACGATTTCTTCACAGAGAATGGCTGTAAGTTGAGCGACCATGGTATTGAGGAATTCTATGACGAGGCATATACTGATTCTCAGATTGAGACTATCTTTGAAAAGGCTATGCGTGGTCAGCAGTTGTCAGTTATTGAGGTTCGTCAGTACAAGCATGCTTTCTTGAGAATTTGTGCTGAGATGGATCATGCTGCTGATTGGACTCAGCAGTATCACTATGGTGCCATCCGCGACAATAACACATTGATGTACAATAAGTTGGGCGCAGATACAGGTTTTGATTCTATTGGTGAGTTTACTACAGCTCGTGCTATGAGTAATTTCTTGAATGAATTGAACGTAGAGGGTAAGTTGACTCGTACAATCCTTTATTGCTTGAACCCATGTGCCAATGAGGTAATCGCTACTATGCTTGGTAATTTCCAGGATGGTTCTTGCCCAGGTAAGATTCAGTTTGGTTCTGGCTGGTGGTTCAATGATCAGCTCGATGGTATGACACGTCAGATGAATGCATTGTCTGTGCTCGGTCTTTTGAGCCGTTTCGTCGGTATGTTGACCGACTCTCGTTCATTCTTGAGCTATCCACGTCATGAGTATTTCCGTCGTTTGCTTTGCAACCTCCTCGGTAATGATGTAGAGAAGGGTTTGCTTCCTAACGATATGGAGAGTCTCTCTCGCATGGTTGAAGATATCTCTTACAACAATGCCCGCAACTACTTCAAGTTCTATTAA
- a CDS encoding YihY/virulence factor BrkB family protein, whose amino-acid sequence MGVIDRILRYYEDLREFNSSNIKDFRGRVKSWIKMGMLAGRIFYVKDMWARDVAALTFASFMALIPFMAMMFVIARGFGYASLLESWLSTTFEAQPVVAQTIVNFVHNYIENTQSNYIIGTGIVMFLYTIISLMQKIELTFDDIWHTGERSWKQIFTEYPTILFGLSLMILFASSINVWTVNMVDNVDKIADIGETIPSFILHLAAFVPMFLFFVFCYCVIPNTYIRLRSTLVPSFLAGICMTALQYGYIYLQVFLSSYNVIYGSLAAIPLFLLWLQISWAIVVFGALLCHTNQNIHYYDGDLRYDRLKLVQRIKVCGMVMHLVCKQFNNGEQAYTPKQIHDLTEIPQQIVNQAVRELLHAKLLVEIRSEKKGCFEESVVLHPIEKIDHLTYGVMIERLFNYGEEISGFSEIEKELKLWKNIDIVNQKFVDNGKQILFI is encoded by the coding sequence ATGGGGGTAATAGACAGAATACTACGATATTACGAAGATCTCAGAGAATTTAATTCTTCTAATATCAAGGATTTCCGAGGCAGAGTAAAGTCTTGGATAAAGATGGGTATGCTTGCCGGACGTATCTTCTATGTAAAGGATATGTGGGCCAGAGATGTGGCAGCATTGACTTTTGCCTCCTTCATGGCTTTGATTCCTTTTATGGCGATGATGTTTGTCATTGCCAGAGGTTTTGGATATGCATCCTTATTGGAATCCTGGCTTTCTACTACTTTTGAGGCACAACCGGTTGTGGCTCAAACTATCGTAAATTTCGTACATAATTATATCGAGAATACCCAGAGCAACTATATCATCGGTACGGGTATCGTGATGTTTCTCTATACGATCATCTCTCTGATGCAGAAAATAGAACTTACGTTTGATGACATCTGGCATACGGGTGAACGTTCATGGAAACAGATTTTTACGGAATATCCTACCATTCTGTTTGGGTTAAGTCTCATGATACTTTTTGCTTCGAGTATTAATGTATGGACGGTGAATATGGTAGATAATGTCGATAAGATAGCTGATATAGGAGAAACAATTCCTTCGTTTATCCTCCATTTGGCTGCATTCGTTCCGATGTTTCTGTTCTTTGTGTTCTGCTATTGTGTTATTCCGAATACCTATATCAGACTTCGCAGTACTCTTGTACCTTCTTTTCTGGCTGGTATCTGTATGACAGCATTGCAGTATGGCTATATTTATTTGCAAGTATTCCTTTCCAGCTATAATGTCATTTATGGTTCTTTGGCTGCCATTCCACTTTTTCTGTTATGGCTTCAGATTTCTTGGGCAATAGTGGTATTTGGTGCTTTGCTTTGTCATACGAATCAAAACATACATTATTATGATGGAGACCTCAGATATGATCGTCTTAAATTAGTGCAGCGTATCAAGGTTTGCGGAATGGTTATGCATTTGGTATGCAAGCAGTTTAATAATGGAGAACAGGCTTATACTCCTAAGCAGATTCATGATTTAACAGAAATACCGCAACAGATAGTCAATCAGGCAGTAAGAGAACTTTTGCATGCTAAATTACTGGTAGAGATTAGAAGCGAAAAAAAAGGTTGTTTTGAAGAATCTGTTGTCTTGCATCCGATAGAGAAGATAGATCATCTGACTTATGGGGTGATGATAGAACGCCTCTTTAACTATGGTGAGGAAATTTCTGGTTTTTCAGAAATAGAAAAAGAATTGAAATTGTGGAAAAATATCGATATCGTAAATCAGAAATTCGTAGATAACGGTAAGCAGATATTATTTATTTAG